The genomic interval TTTACTCGGTATGTGGCTGATTAAAGATACTCCAGAAAGCAAAGGTGAATCAACAGGTGCTTTTAAATTTGATTACACTGGATTAGTCATTTTTATCATCACAATGCTTGCTCTAAATATTTTGATTACTTTTGGTGCAGATTTAGGCTGGACAAGCCTGCGTACAATCGGTCTTGTCATTGTTACAATCATTGGAGCAATTGTTTTCTTCAAAGTTGAAAAAAGTAAAAATATAGTACTCATTGACTTTTCTTTATTTAAAAATAAACCATATTCTGGTGCAACTTTCTCTAATTTCTTGTTAAATGCGATTGCTGGAACTCTTGTTGTAGCAAACACTTATGTGCAAGTAGGTAGAGGATTTAGTGCCTTTCAATCAGGAATGCTATCATTAGGGTATTTAGTAGCAGTGTTAGCAATGATTCGTGTCGGAGAGAAAATTTTACAAAGAGCAGGCGCAAAATCACCAATGATTTGGGGGGCTCTCATTACAACAGTTGGTGTAGCTATTATGGGATTAACTTTTTTATCTGATGTTATATATACAGTGGTTGTCTTTATTGGATTTGCTTTGTTTGGACTTGGATTAGGGATTTATGCGACTCCATCAACAGACACATCTGTATCTAACGCACCTTCAAACAAAGTCGGTGAAGCTGCCGGAATCTACAAAATGGCAAGCTCACTTGGCGGAGCGTTCGGTGTGGCGATTTCAGCAACTGTTTATAGTTCAATTGCAGCGGTTGGTAGTCTTGAAATCGCAGCTACTGCAGGGATTATCGTAAACGTAATATTCGGTGTACTTTCTATTCTTTCCATTATGTTTATGGTTCCTGGAGATACTGGAAAAAAAGCAATCGAAAAATCATCTAAACAAATAAGAAAGCCAAATCCTAGTCAACCAAATCCAATTCATTAAAGAATTCGGAGTATTCATTTCGAACAGTTAGAGGGGATTATTGAATGTTATTAGATGAACTAATGAAAAAATTAGATGAAAAAAAGGATCGTATCATTGAGATTCGCCGTTATCTACATGAACATCCAGAACTTTCTTTCCAAGAAGAAGAAACGGCTAAATATATCAGCGATTTTTATACGGACGTGCCAGTGGATTCAGTTGAAACAAACTTCGGTGGTGAGCGTGGTGTCGTTGTAACCATTAAAGGTTCCAAGCCTGGAAAAACCATTGCTATTCGTGCTGATTTCGACGCCTTACCAATCAAGGAAGAAACGGGGCTGCCTTTTGCATCCAAAAACGAAGGGGTTATGCATGCTTGTGGTCATGATGGTCATACAGCATACATGTTGGTGTTAGCTGAGACATTAGCTGAGTTTAAAGATCAACTAAAAGGTACGATTCGAGTTATTCATCAACCAGCAGAAGAAGCTCCTCCAGGCGGTGCGATCGGTATGATTAAAGCGGGTGTCCTTGATGGTGTAGATGCAATCATTGGAATTCATGTAATGAGCAACATGAAAACAGGTCATATTTATTACAGAAGCGGGAACACCCAAACAGGAAGATCCTATTTTAAATTAGTTGTTCAAGGGAGAGGTGGACATGGATCATCACCTCATCTAGCCAATGATGCTATTGTTGCAGCAAGCTCATTCGTCATGAATTTACAAACAATAGTCAGTCGTCGAATCAATCCATTTGATACAGCTTCCGTTACCATTGGTAATTTTGATGGAAAAGGTACATTTAACGTAATCAAAGATGCCGTTACAATTGAAGGAGATGTTCGAACAATGTCTCCCGAAACTCGGGAAATTGTAGAAACCGGGGTGCGTGCGTTTGCGGAAGGATTAGAAAAATCATATGGAGTAAAATCTACTCTTGAATATAACAATGATTATCCTGTTCTATATAATGATCCTGACGTAACGGAGCATGTACATCAAGCTCTAGAACAAGCTTCCATTCCAGAAGTAGAAGCGGTTTTGGAGACACCGCCACAGCCGCCTTCAGAAGATTTTGCTTACTATCTTGAAAAAATACCAGGATGTTTCTTCTATGTCGGTGCTTGTCCTGAGTCAGGTGAAGCCTATCCGCATCATCATCCTAAATTTGATATCAATGAAAAAAGCCTTATCATTAGTGCTAAAGCTATGGCTGCTGTTGTAGCTTCTTACTGTGATGGGAGTGAGAAGTAAGAGGATTTCCTCTGAATAAAGAAAATAAAAATAGCCCCATTATGGAATATTTAATTTCCTCAATGGGGGCTATTTGTTATTATTGTAGAAATATTTATGTGAAAGTTCATTATCAATGTCATAAATTATCCCTTGTGCATCAAGGCTTTTTAGACATAGATTTACTGGTGGGCAAAGGAGAAGAGGAAGAGTACGCTGAATCAGAAGTAACAAAAGTTTTGAGTTGCCCTGGAGAAAGAATAGTTGAAAGTCCAGCCTTTTTCTTTATTCAAGTAATCAAACAAGTTAAGAGAAGGTGGTTTAATCCTTCAAAATGAATTGGGGATATATTTGTATGAATGACTATGTTGCATTCTTTTATTTTTTTTGTTAATATCGTTTCATAGCTAACGATTATGAAAATTTAAAGAGGTGAGTCATTATTCATTTATTTAATGAGGATGGGGAACTGCTTCCTGAAGAAATAGATACGATTAATCGGTTAACTAAAATCCCTATTGATTCGTTAAATTTAGACGCGATTGCTGTGGTTACAAATATCTATCGGATTGCTCAAGGATTAAGAAATAAGATGGAACAGGAAGTTTTATCTGAATATGGATTATCATGGACGGCATTTTCTATGCTATATGATTTATGGATTTGGGAATCAATCGAGACCAAAAAATTAGCCGAGTCAGCAGGTGTTTCAAAAGCTACAGTTAGCAATATTACCAAAACACTCGAACGGAAAGACCTATGTTATAGAAAAAGTGACAACAGGGACAGAAGAATAACTTATCTTGTGTTAACAGATAAGGGAAAGCAAGTGATGGAGGATCTTTACCCAAGGTTCCATAAAGGCGAAGTAGAGATTGTTTCGGGTTTGTCTGTCGATGAACAAAAGAGTGTGACAAACCTGCTTAGAAAAGTCATTCGAGAAAATCATTTTTGATGATCGACAATAAAATATTGAAAAAGCAATGACGGGAAATCCAGTAGTAGTTATCTCCCTGTTATATAGAGAGTCGATGGTTGGTGTAAATCGACACAAAGATAACACGAATTACATTCCTTGAGCTTTCTTTGTGAAACAGACAGTAGCAAAGAACGGATGAAACCGTTATACGTTAGAGTGGAAGGATTATATCCTTCAATAAGGGTGGTACCGCGTGCAAAGTTAAACCACGTCCCTTTTTTGGGATGTGGTTTTTTTATATTTATTTTAGGAGGAACGAAGATGAGTAATGTACTAGCACAATTAAACGAGGAACAACGAATAGAAGTAAAGAGACAAATGGCTATTTACAGCCAAGGCGTACAAGATATTATTCCAAATGAAGAGTTAGAAAATAAAATTGCAAAGTCCATTTTAGAGAATAAACCATTAAAAATAAAATTAGGCTTAGACCCTTCTGCTCCAGATGTGCATCTTGGACATACTGTGGTACTTAACAAGATGAGGCAGTTTCAAGAAAATGGTCATATTATCCAGCTTATTATTGGTGACTTTACTGGGAAGATTGGAGATCCAACAGGAAAATCAGTGGCTAGAAAACAATTAACGGATGAAGAAGTGAAGCATAATGCCAAAACATACTTCGAACAATTTGCAAAGGTTATAGATATGGAAAAAGTTGAGCTGCATTACAACTCTAAATGGTTATCTCAATTAAACTTTGAAGATGTCATTCAACTTGCAGGAAAAATAACCGTAGCAAGGCTTTTAGAGAGAGATGATTTTGAAGAACGAATTGCCTTTGGGAAACCAATTTCTCTGCATGAATTCTTTTACCCATTAATGCAAGGATATGATTCCGTGATATTAGAATGTGATATAGAACTTGGTGGAACAGACCAGCATTTCAACATTTTGATGGGTAGACATTTTCAGGAGAAGTTCGGAAAAGAGAAGCAAGTAGCCTTGTTAATGCCATTATTAGAAGGGCTTGATGGTGTCGAGAAGATGTCTAAATCAAAGAAAAACTACATCGGTATTGATGAGAGTCCACAAGAAATGTACGGAAAAGCGATGTCCATCCCAGATGAATTAATGAATAAATACTTCGAATTAGTAACAGATTTTACTCCTGAGCAAATTCAGTCCGTGAAAGGTCAAATTGAAACAGGTCAATTGCACCCAAGAGATGCAAAAATGTTACTTGGTAAGACAATCGTTAGAATGTACCACGGAGTAGAAGCAGCTGAAAAAGCAGAACAGCATTTTATCTCAGTTTTCCAACAAGGGTTATTACCTGATGAGATTCCAGCAGTAGTATGGGATGGAAACACAGAAGTCCCTGTCATAGATGTACTTGTTGAATTGCAATTATTAAGCTCCAAAAGCGAAGCCAGAAGAATGATTGAAAACAGAGGGGTAAAAATAAACGGAAATAAGGTAGAAGATACGAGGCTGCAAGTTTCGATTACCGATGGACTAATCATACAAGTTGGGAAACGCAAATTTGTAAAAATTAAAACATTATAAAGTACGATATAAAGGTACGGCTTAAAGTTGTACCTTTTTTCAGCCTTGTTAGTTTAGTTCAATAAGGTAAAGTTATGAATTTTTATAAATAACCTATAATTTTCTTTATGTACTGGAGCTGATATGTTAAAGAAAAGAAAGGGGAATGACAATGAGAATTTTTGATGCACATTTTCATATTATTGATTTTGATTTTCCAATTATCGAAAACCAAGGATATTTGCCGCCTAGTTATGTTGTAGAAGATTATCAAAATGAAACTGCTGATTTAAATGTATTAGGTGGAGCTATTGTATCAGGGTCATTCCAAGGGTTTGATCAAGAATATTTATTAAAGGCACTAAAACAACTGGGCTCAACATTTTGTGGCGTAACACAATTACCTTTTACAGTGACGGACGAAGAAATACTACATTTAAATGAGAATGGGGTAAAAGCATTACGCTTTAATATTAAAAGAGGTGGTTCAGAAGATTTATCGAAGCTGGATTACTTTGCTAGAAGAGTTCATGATTTAGTAGGATGGCATAGTGAGCTTTATATTGATGCAAAAGAGTTACCCGAAATTGCATCTACTATTGAAAAATTACCGGCTATATCAATCGACCATTTAGGATTATCAGAAGAAGGATTACCGCATTTATTAAAATTAGTTGATAAAGGCATACACGTAAAAGCAACAGGATTTGGACGTGTGGAACTAAATGTTGAAAATGCTTTAAAATCCATATATGAGACAAATCCAGATGCTCTTATGTTTGGAACAGATTTACCATCCACAAGAGCAAAAAGACCTTTTGAGTATGGAGATATTGAATTGATTCAACAGTTATTTGATGAACAAGCTACGGATAAAATCCTGTATACGAATGCTTTCAAATGGTATTTCAAGTAATGTAGCTTTTATTAGATTTGGAATACACTTAAAGTACGGGGAGCATTAGTTAAAGCAGAATTAAGTGATTGTAGGTTGGAGAACTTCTTATAGTTATTCCATTGAAGGATGCTGATCTTCAATAAGATATTTCTTTTTACATTACTGAAGAATTGGGTGGATTTTAATTCAGAGGTATCCTTAACGTTGTTAACCTGCGTTTTGCTAATGGTACCCGATACTTTAAAAGTTTAGGGGAGAATTATATATTTTTTTAAAAAATAAAAGGAGATTTCTATGCAGAAGAAAATCATATTAACTGGGTATGGCACCGTTGCAAAAGAGCTAATCAAACTGATTATTCACAATGGAGCTTCGATGAAAGAAAAATACGGATTTGACTTACTCGTAACTGGAATCGTTGGCAGTAAAGGAATGATTTACGAAGAAAAAGGAATCAAGCTTGAGAGCTTGATGGATTTCGGAACGGGTTCGGAAGCACTTTTGAGATATTCGGAATATTTCAAGCTCCCTTTTACTGAACCAATTTTTCAAGGAGATGTCTTGATCGAGTGCTCTCCGACAAATATAGAAACGGGAGAACCAGCACTTGGCTATATTCAGAAATCTATCGTGAATGGGATGGATATTGTCTCTGTTTCAAAAGGAGCACTTGTAAAGTCATTCAATGAAATTAAAACACAAGCAGCCAAGTATGGTAGCCGATTAAAATACAGCGGCGCAACCGCCGCAGCCTTACCAACGCTTGATATAGGAGAATATAGTTTAGCAGGATGCACGATTACTCGTATTGAAGGCATTTTAAATGGAACCTCCAATTTCATTTTAGCAAGCATGAGCGAGAACAATTTATCTTTTGAAGAAGCGCTAAAAATTGCACAGGAAAAAGGAATTGCGGAAGCAAACCCTGCTCTAGATGTGCAAGGATTTGATACGGCTTGCAAAATTCTCCTCCTCGCTAATGGATTTTTCGGAAGCAGCTTATTGATGGACGATGTAAAAATTAAAGGCATTGAACAAGTCACTAAGGAAGACATTCAGGAAGCTAAACAAAATGGCCGTACACTTAAGCTTCTAGCTAGTGCTTACAAAGAAGCTGGGAATGTAATCGTAGAAGTAAAACCATGTCAGCTCGAAAGTGAGCATCCTTTAGCTCATGTCAATGGAACAAATAAAGGTATCGTCTTTGAAACAATCGAAATGGGGGCCGTTTGTGCAACTGGAGGAGCATCCCACCCAAGAGGAGCAGCAGCGGCAACATTAAAGGATGTCATTAATCTATATAGAGAAATGAATTAGACCTGTTCCGATTTCGATAGTATTTTTTAGCAGGCAAGCTAGGAGTGGTTGTTCGAAAAGCAGGATCAGCAAGGGATGGTTACATGAAAGTGGGAATCTAAATTTATTGAAATGTGGTTCTATTAGGGAAAATTGTTACTTATTCCAGGAAAATATATTACACTTGCCCAAGTTCATAAAGATTGGCCAAAAAATCATTAGATTTCTCTTAAGATTGTGAAATATTATACTTAAAGTAACGGGAAGTGGTTGTTCAATTAGAGCAATCGCTTCTTGTGCTAATGGGTGCAGGGTAGTTGAAGAAGGAAATGGTTCTATTATGTCGAATTAAGGGTGATGCAGAAGATTTTGCAAAACATCATTGTTTGTGGAGGAAATAGCTTTGGATACTATTACACACACACTTTTTGGACTTTCATTATACGGTTCAATTCAGAAAGATAAGATGGATAGAAGGACAAAAATGGCTTATTTATTCACTTCTGTTGGAGCGAGTCAAATTCCTGATAGCGATGTGATTTCTCAACTATGGGATACAGAAGGGCTTTATCAAATGTGGCATCGCGGCATTACTCACTCTATTTTTCTTACACCGATATGGGCTTTATTATTCTATGTCCTATGTCTGCTTTTCTTTAAAGTGAAGGATAAGCGGTTATTTTTTCTGGGATGGCTTGCGGTAGTTATTCATAATACCAGTGATTTGTTTAATGCTTGGGGGACGGGGTATCTTGAACCATTTTCTCAAACAAGAATTACATTTGGAACCATCCCGATTATTGATTTTGTTTTCTGGGTTATCATTGGCAGTGCTTATTTTTTATCAAAGAAGACGACGATTCTGAAGAAACCTTATTATTTTCGCGCAGCTTGGTTCTTAATAGTTCTTCATGTTAGCCTGCAAAGTGTACAAGGGTATTATTACTATCAAAAGTACAATCAAGATTGTGAGCAAATTGCTTTATCAGCCGGTTTTATCCCTACTACCTTTCAGGTCATTACTAAACAAGAAGGAGTCGTAACCATCTTTCAGGATGGAATCTTCCAACGTAAAGAAATCCAATATGTACTTGAATCTAAAGAGGATGCAGACCTGGATTATTTATTCTCAAAAAGCCCAAAAGCCAAGACTCTCTACCAATGGTCACCATTTGTAGTCATCATTGATGATGATAAACAACTCGGAATTTATGATCCGAGATTCTACCGAAACGGCCAATCCTTCCTCTATGAATACATTACACATTAACGTTTTCATCATTTGTACTACTCATTACCTTAACAAGTTTGTGAACCGTAAATTTAACAAATGCTTGGAGCTGCTATGTAGCAGCTTTTTTTGCTTATTAAACAAAAGGGCGCAGAATAGCCGAAGAACCACCCGAAACATATGATATTTGCAGTATTTGTTTTTTGTTGAAATGATAACAAATAGCGTACAGAGAAGAATATGGATACATAATAAAGCCATATTCTTTAGGGTTACCTGTAGCTTATAAGGGCATTCTATTGTTAGTGAAACTTTCAACATATTTAGAAAGGAGAGAGGTGGATGGAATCAATCTGGCTAGAGTATGCGTGGACATTGTTAATTCTAATTGGATTAGAAGGATTGTTATCGGCTGACAATGCCCTTGTACTAGCGGTTATAGCCAAGCATTTACCTGAAAGTCAGAAAAAAAAAGCTATAAATTACGGAATTATTATGGCCTTCGTTTTCCGATTTGCTGCACTTTTTGCCATTTCTTTTATCGCAAACGTCTGGCAGGTTCAGGCGATAGGAGCAGCTTATCTTCTTTACTTAGGTTTAAAGCATATCATTCAGGCCCGGTTCGGGAAAGAAAATGAGAATATTCATAAGGACGATGAAAAGGAATCCGCCGGGAAAGGTTTTTGGCCCACAGTAGGGAAGATTGCTGTAGCTGATCTCGCTTTTGCGATTGATTCGATTCTAGCTGCGGTTGCTCTTGCCCTTGGTCTTCCAGATTCACCGCTTGATGACTTTGGCGGCATGGATGGAGGACAGTTTATTGTTGTTGTTCTTGGAGGGCTTGCTGGTCTTATCTTGATTAAGTATGCAGCAACCTGGTTTGTGCAACTTCTCGATAAACGTCCAGCATTGGAAACGACAGCATATGCAATTGTTGCCTGGGTCGGTGTCAAACTTGCTGTCATTACTCTTGCCCATGAGGATATTGGTATCTTAGATCATCATTTTCCTCACAGTACCGCTTGGACTCTGATTTTCTATGGAGTATTAGTTGGTATTGCTCTAATCGGTTGGTTTGCACCGGGCAATAAGTCGGTAAATCCTAAAAGGTGACAAAGAATTCATGCGTATAAGCCTATATGAGGTTTCCGTTAAACACTGGTACTTTTTTCGCCGCTCTTGGGAAAGCGGATTTTTGTGGCTTATAGGTGTCTATCGGGTGCGTTGATTTAAGTAGGATGAACGCACTTTTTCATGGAACGTCACAGTTCAATGAGAAAAGTATATATGTTTAGTTGATTATACGTTAATTAAAAAAGGCTGTCCTCGGGACAACCTTTTTTAATTAATGCCTAATCATTCATCTAGGTTTTATTCTGAAAAAGATTTTGAATACTGAACGACACCTTGTACATTTTCAAGAGAATTCTTTGTTAATTCTAGAGCCATAAATACTTCATCAGGAACCTCAAATGGAGCTTGTATATTCCAGAAGCTCGCCGGTTTAAAACCAAACTTTGGATAATAGTCTTTATGTCCTAAGACAATTACTGAACTAAACCCGTGCTCTTTTGCGTTCTTTAATGCAGCATGAATTAATTGACTCCCAATTCCTTTTTTCTGATAATCAGGCGCAACAGAAACTGGAGCAAGTGCCAAAGAATCGACAGCGTTATTACTATCTACAATTTTTATTTTAGATAAAAGAATATGACCTACAATGTCTTTTTCTTGATTTAATGCGACTAATGAAAGTTCAGGAATAAATGCATCTGATTTTCTAATCCGATTTACAAGTACGTGTTCTTTCTTGTCGCTATATTCTTCATGTAAAAAGGCTTTTTTAACAATTTCTTCAGTCGTATTATATTCTTCAGTGAGTTCTTGTCTAATTAAGATATCCATTTATAGTCCCCTATTCTTTTTGGTGAATGACACCTTTTTTATATCTATAAATGGCACTTCCTTAATGCACGAAGTCATTAAGAAAGTTTACTCCCCCAGCTCTAAACATAAGTTTAACAAACAAAAACCTCCAATTTAGTATGTACTCATTTTATAGAGTGATGTTATCGGGGTCAACCTCGACTATAACCCCCAGTCTAGCTTTAAAATATCGTTAAGAATTTGAAATTTCTCAAACCCAATTTTATCGATGATTTTTTTTTCGAGATTTGCCTTTAAGGCTTCATTTTTCTCATAACATTCTTCGCCTAGTTGAGTTAACTGTATACACTTATCTTTTTTGTTGTTTTCTAAGCTGCTAACTGTGACTAATCCCTTTGATTCAAGTCTTTTTATGAATTTATGTGTTGCTTGCCGAGAAATGTCAACATGTTTTGTGACATACGAAATAGTTGGCCGCTTTTTATAAATTCTTGCCATAATAAACCATTCAGAATTCGATATATATATGTCACTAGTATCATTCCACAATTTCTCAGTAATACTTCGAAGTTGAACATGCCGCTCGCTTAATGAGTCAATGAAATCTAAGTTTTGCAATTCTAAATCCAACTACTTCACCCCATTTATTTTCTTCAGTTATTATACGAAGGTCTTTTTATATTGTCAACAAGGTTGACGATTTGTAAGGAGTATAATAAACTATTTTGTAAACCATGTTGACAATTATAAAGATAGG from Peribacillus asahii carries:
- a CDS encoding TerC family protein translates to MESIWLEYAWTLLILIGLEGLLSADNALVLAVIAKHLPESQKKKAINYGIIMAFVFRFAALFAISFIANVWQVQAIGAAYLLYLGLKHIIQARFGKENENIHKDDEKESAGKGFWPTVGKIAVADLAFAIDSILAAVALALGLPDSPLDDFGGMDGGQFIVVVLGGLAGLILIKYAATWFVQLLDKRPALETTAYAIVAWVGVKLAVITLAHEDIGILDHHFPHSTAWTLIFYGVLVGIALIGWFAPGNKSVNPKR
- a CDS encoding MFS transporter is translated as METASYKGTNKMIIGIVFGVITFWLFAQAMVNVVPAVQKDLGISLGTLNIAISLTALFSGMFIVAAGGLADKIGRKKMTYIGLILSVIGSLCLVLAQGSVLLIIGRVIQGLSAACIMPATIALMKAYFEGAERQRALSFWSIGSWGGSGIASFAGGAIATYMGWKWIFIFSIIFSLLGMWLIKDTPESKGESTGAFKFDYTGLVIFIITMLALNILITFGADLGWTSLRTIGLVIVTIIGAIVFFKVEKSKNIVLIDFSLFKNKPYSGATFSNFLLNAIAGTLVVANTYVQVGRGFSAFQSGMLSLGYLVAVLAMIRVGEKILQRAGAKSPMIWGALITTVGVAIMGLTFLSDVIYTVVVFIGFALFGLGLGIYATPSTDTSVSNAPSNKVGEAAGIYKMASSLGGAFGVAISATVYSSIAAVGSLEIAATAGIIVNVIFGVLSILSIMFMVPGDTGKKAIEKSSKQIRKPNPSQPNPIH
- a CDS encoding MarR family transcriptional regulator, whose protein sequence is MDLELQNLDFIDSLSERHVQLRSITEKLWNDTSDIYISNSEWFIMARIYKKRPTISYVTKHVDISRQATHKFIKRLESKGLVTVSSLENNKKDKCIQLTQLGEECYEKNEALKANLEKKIIDKIGFEKFQILNDILKLDWGL
- a CDS encoding GNAT family N-acetyltransferase → MDILIRQELTEEYNTTEEIVKKAFLHEEYSDKKEHVLVNRIRKSDAFIPELSLVALNQEKDIVGHILLSKIKIVDSNNAVDSLALAPVSVAPDYQKKGIGSQLIHAALKNAKEHGFSSVIVLGHKDYYPKFGFKPASFWNIQAPFEVPDEVFMALELTKNSLENVQGVVQYSKSFSE
- a CDS encoding amidohydrolase family protein; translated protein: MRIFDAHFHIIDFDFPIIENQGYLPPSYVVEDYQNETADLNVLGGAIVSGSFQGFDQEYLLKALKQLGSTFCGVTQLPFTVTDEEILHLNENGVKALRFNIKRGGSEDLSKLDYFARRVHDLVGWHSELYIDAKELPEIASTIEKLPAISIDHLGLSEEGLPHLLKLVDKGIHVKATGFGRVELNVENALKSIYETNPDALMFGTDLPSTRAKRPFEYGDIELIQQLFDEQATDKILYTNAFKWYFK
- the tyrS gene encoding tyrosine--tRNA ligase → MSNVLAQLNEEQRIEVKRQMAIYSQGVQDIIPNEELENKIAKSILENKPLKIKLGLDPSAPDVHLGHTVVLNKMRQFQENGHIIQLIIGDFTGKIGDPTGKSVARKQLTDEEVKHNAKTYFEQFAKVIDMEKVELHYNSKWLSQLNFEDVIQLAGKITVARLLERDDFEERIAFGKPISLHEFFYPLMQGYDSVILECDIELGGTDQHFNILMGRHFQEKFGKEKQVALLMPLLEGLDGVEKMSKSKKNYIGIDESPQEMYGKAMSIPDELMNKYFELVTDFTPEQIQSVKGQIETGQLHPRDAKMLLGKTIVRMYHGVEAAEKAEQHFISVFQQGLLPDEIPAVVWDGNTEVPVIDVLVELQLLSSKSEARRMIENRGVKINGNKVEDTRLQVSITDGLIIQVGKRKFVKIKTL
- a CDS encoding M20 family metallopeptidase; the protein is MLLDELMKKLDEKKDRIIEIRRYLHEHPELSFQEEETAKYISDFYTDVPVDSVETNFGGERGVVVTIKGSKPGKTIAIRADFDALPIKEETGLPFASKNEGVMHACGHDGHTAYMLVLAETLAEFKDQLKGTIRVIHQPAEEAPPGGAIGMIKAGVLDGVDAIIGIHVMSNMKTGHIYYRSGNTQTGRSYFKLVVQGRGGHGSSPHLANDAIVAASSFVMNLQTIVSRRINPFDTASVTIGNFDGKGTFNVIKDAVTIEGDVRTMSPETREIVETGVRAFAEGLEKSYGVKSTLEYNNDYPVLYNDPDVTEHVHQALEQASIPEVEAVLETPPQPPSEDFAYYLEKIPGCFFYVGACPESGEAYPHHHPKFDINEKSLIISAKAMAAVVASYCDGSEK
- a CDS encoding metal-dependent hydrolase — its product is MDTITHTLFGLSLYGSIQKDKMDRRTKMAYLFTSVGASQIPDSDVISQLWDTEGLYQMWHRGITHSIFLTPIWALLFYVLCLLFFKVKDKRLFFLGWLAVVIHNTSDLFNAWGTGYLEPFSQTRITFGTIPIIDFVFWVIIGSAYFLSKKTTILKKPYYFRAAWFLIVLHVSLQSVQGYYYYQKYNQDCEQIALSAGFIPTTFQVITKQEGVVTIFQDGIFQRKEIQYVLESKEDADLDYLFSKSPKAKTLYQWSPFVVIIDDDKQLGIYDPRFYRNGQSFLYEYITH
- a CDS encoding MarR family transcriptional regulator; the encoded protein is MHLFNEDGELLPEEIDTINRLTKIPIDSLNLDAIAVVTNIYRIAQGLRNKMEQEVLSEYGLSWTAFSMLYDLWIWESIETKKLAESAGVSKATVSNITKTLERKDLCYRKSDNRDRRITYLVLTDKGKQVMEDLYPRFHKGEVEIVSGLSVDEQKSVTNLLRKVIRENHF
- a CDS encoding homoserine dehydrogenase; the encoded protein is MQKKIILTGYGTVAKELIKLIIHNGASMKEKYGFDLLVTGIVGSKGMIYEEKGIKLESLMDFGTGSEALLRYSEYFKLPFTEPIFQGDVLIECSPTNIETGEPALGYIQKSIVNGMDIVSVSKGALVKSFNEIKTQAAKYGSRLKYSGATAAALPTLDIGEYSLAGCTITRIEGILNGTSNFILASMSENNLSFEEALKIAQEKGIAEANPALDVQGFDTACKILLLANGFFGSSLLMDDVKIKGIEQVTKEDIQEAKQNGRTLKLLASAYKEAGNVIVEVKPCQLESEHPLAHVNGTNKGIVFETIEMGAVCATGGASHPRGAAAATLKDVINLYREMN